A window of Diospyros lotus cultivar Yz01 chromosome 14, ASM1463336v1, whole genome shotgun sequence contains these coding sequences:
- the LOC127789643 gene encoding 10 kDa chaperonin, mitochondrial-like → MAKRLIPSLNRVLVEKIVPPSKTNAGILLPEKTSKLNTGKVVSVGRGIHDRDGKLIPVSVKEGDTVLLPEYGGTAVKLGDKEYHLYRDDDILGTLHD, encoded by the exons ATGGCGAAGCGTTTGATCCCTTCTCTGAACCGCGTTTTGGTGGAGAAAATCGTCCCTCCGTCCAAGACCAATGCCGGAATCTTACTCCCGGAGAAGACCTCCAAG TTGAACACTGGTAAAGTTGTTTCTGTTGGTCGCGGCATTCATGATAGAGATGGAAAGCTGATTCCTGTTAGTGTGAAGGAAGGAGATACAGTTCTGTTACCTGAGTATGGTGGAACTGCAGTGAAGCTTGGTGATAAAGA GTACCATCTCTATCGAGACGACGACATATTGGGGACTCTACATGACtga